The proteins below are encoded in one region of Ricinus communis isolate WT05 ecotype wild-type chromosome 6, ASM1957865v1, whole genome shotgun sequence:
- the LOC8274863 gene encoding uncharacterized protein LOC8274863, which yields MSQQTRLQPSHDPVKKLKLVSFLTDNKTYEIFSLLARIFLILSLISSISLVLYTAFSPQTHSTRFTYPRQTTKQPEAEFQSGPTNISHILFCVGGSATTWKTRSRYSSLWWNSNKTRGSVWLDESPSVKPESEMPSLQYRISNPEWKKFKFSSSRSAVRIARIINDSFKLRLRNVRWFVMGDDDTVYYTENLVSVLAKYDHNQMWYIGGNSESVEQDVMHSYDMAFGGGGFAISYPLAEKLVNILDDCLDRYYYFYGSDQRIWACISEIGVPLTREVGFHQFDIRGSAYGILAAHPPAPLVSLHHLDNVDTLFPNKNQLDSLKSLNSAYQIDPPRILQQAVCEDYSRKWSISIAWGYTIQLYPFVLPAKDLQTPLQTFKTWRTWSKGPFTFNTRPIKSDPCELPVVFMLEKAEEVGQSGSRTIYHRIDPKPENMCNSTDNAKAMSLQRIVVSALKLDPEYWTKVQARRRKCCDIIDRGSRKISMQIRIRECRPWETL from the exons ATGAGTCAACAGACTCGTTTACAACCGAGTCACGACCCGGttaaaaagctaaaattagTATCCTTTCTCACTGATAATAAAACCTACGAGATTTTCTCTCTTCTCGCAAGAATTTTCCTCATCCTTTCTCTCATCTCCTCAATTTCTCTCGTCCTCTACACCGCTTTCTCTCCTCAAACCCATTCTACCCGATTCACATACCCGAGACAAACCACTAAACAACCTGAAGCCGAATTCCAATCCGGACCTACCAACATCTCTCACATCCTCTTCTGTGTCGGCGGATCAGCGACAACATGGAAGACGCGGAGCCGGTATAGCTCTCTCTGGTGGAATTCAAACAAAACTAGAGGTTCCGTTTGGTTAGACGAAAGTCCAAGTGTAAAGCCCGAATCCGAAATGCCAAGTTTGCAGTATAGAATATCGAATCCGGAGtggaaaaagtttaaattctCGAGCTCTAGATCAGCAGTTAGGATCGCGAGAATTATAAACGATAGTTTTAAATTGAGGTTAAGAAACGTGAGATGGTTTGTGATGGGAGATGATGATACGGTGTATTACACTGAGAATTTAGTTTCGGTGTTAGCGAAATATGATCATAATCAGATGTGGTATATTGGAGGGAATTCTGAAAGCGTGGAACAAGATGTGATGCACTCTTATGATATGGCTTTTGGTGGTGGTGGATTCGCTATTAGTTATCCACTAGCTGAGAAATTAGTCAACATATTGGACGATTGTCTCGATAGGTATTACTATTTCTACGGTTCTGATCAGAGGATTTGGGCGTGTATCAGCGAGATCGGCGTGCCGCTTACTAGAGAAGTCGGCTTCCATCAG tTTGATATTAGAGGAAGTGCATATGGTATCCTGGCAGCTCACCCACCAGCACCACTTGTATCACTCCATCACCTTGATAATGTGGATACATTGTTCCCTAACAAGAACCAATTGGACTCCCTGAAATCTCTGAACAGTGCGTACCAGATAGACCCGCCGCGGATTCTTCAACAGGCAGTTTGCGAGGACTACAGCCGAAAATGGTCGATATCAATAGCATGGGGCTACACCATTCAGCTATACCCTTTTGTATTGCCAGCCAAGGACTTGCAAACCCCGTTGCAGACATTCAAGACGTGGAGGACGTGGAGTAAGGGGCCATTCACATTCAATACCAGACCTATAAAGTCTGACCCATGTGAACTCCCTGTTGTTTTTATGCTGGAGAAGGCTGAGGAAGTTGGGCAGAGCGGGTCTCGAACTATTTATCATAGAATTGACCCCAAGCCAGAGAACATGTGTAACAGCACTGACAATGCCAAAGCAATGTCATTGCAGAGAATTGTTGTATCAGCTCTGAAGTTAGACCCTGAATACTGGACTAAG GTGCAGGCAAGGCGAAGAAAGTGCTGCGATATTATTGATAGAGGAAGCAGAAAGATCAGCATGCAGATTAGGATTAGAGAATGCAGGCCCTGGGAAACTCTTTAA
- the LOC8274862 gene encoding thylakoid lumenal 15 kDa protein 1, chloroplastic isoform X1 — translation MDHHIQSNYFTLLIHCFITLNTHKKTLFALGKNILLKMALLNVSLCTKIPPKPPLSFSSTKPHLSIPHSLSLKSQVIPLLSATVTMFFILSIFFIQSYSCPLPFSFLQGALTKQVVQDLAKTSLLAVFSASVFFIDPALAFKGGGPYGSEVTRGQDLTGKDFSGKTLIKQDFKTSILRQANFKGAKLLGASFFDADLTGADLSDADLRGADFSLANVTKVNLSNANLEGALATGNTSFKGSNITGADFTDVPLRDDQREYLCKIADGVNPTTGNATRDTLLCS, via the exons ATGGATCATCACATCCAATCCAATTATTTTACACTCCTTATCCATTGTTTCATAACACTCAACACTCACAAAAAGACTCTTTTTGCACTTggcaaaaatattttgttaaaaatggcTCTTCTCAACGTATCATTGTGCACCAAAATCCCTCCAAAACCTCCTCTCTCGTTTTCCTCTACTAAACCTCATCTCTCAATTCCTCACTCTCTTTCTCTCAAATCCCAAGTAATCCCACTTCTCAGTGCCACAGTTACCATGTTTTTCATCCTTTCGATATTTTTTATCCAAAGTTATTCATGTCCCTTGccattttcctttttacaGGGTGCTTTAACCAAGCAAGTGGTTCAAGATTTGGCTAAGACAAGCTTGCTTGCTGTTTTTTCTGCTTCTGTATTCTTTATTGATCCTGCACTTGCATTTAAG GGAGGTGGTCCTTATGGTTCTGAAGTGACGAGGGGCCAAGATCTCACTGGCAAGGATTTTAGCGGCAAGACTTTAATCAAACAAGATTTTAAGACG TCTATACTTCGACAAGCCAATTTCAAAGGTGCAAAATTGTTGGGAGCAAGTTTCTTTGATGCTGATTTAACAG GAGCTGATCTTTCAGATGCTGACCTTAGAGGTGCAGATTTTTCGTTGGCAAATGTGACTAAG GTAAATTTGAGCAATGCTAACTTGGAAGGTGCACTTGCTACTGGAAATACATCTTTCAAAGGTTCAAATATAACTGGGGCAG ATTTTACAGATGTGCCCTTGCGAGATGACCAAAGGGAATACCTCTGCAAAATTGCTGATGG GGTGAATCCAACAACTGGAAATGCTACACGCGATACGCTACTTTGCAGCTAG
- the LOC8274862 gene encoding thylakoid lumenal 15 kDa protein 1, chloroplastic isoform X2: MDHHIQSNYFTLLIHCFITLNTHKKTLFALGKNILLKMALLNVSLCTKIPPKPPLSFSSTKPHLSIPHSLSLKSQGALTKQVVQDLAKTSLLAVFSASVFFIDPALAFKGGGPYGSEVTRGQDLTGKDFSGKTLIKQDFKTSILRQANFKGAKLLGASFFDADLTGADLSDADLRGADFSLANVTKVNLSNANLEGALATGNTSFKGSNITGADFTDVPLRDDQREYLCKIADGVNPTTGNATRDTLLCS, from the exons ATGGATCATCACATCCAATCCAATTATTTTACACTCCTTATCCATTGTTTCATAACACTCAACACTCACAAAAAGACTCTTTTTGCACTTggcaaaaatattttgttaaaaatggcTCTTCTCAACGTATCATTGTGCACCAAAATCCCTCCAAAACCTCCTCTCTCGTTTTCCTCTACTAAACCTCATCTCTCAATTCCTCACTCTCTTTCTCTCAAATCCCAA GGTGCTTTAACCAAGCAAGTGGTTCAAGATTTGGCTAAGACAAGCTTGCTTGCTGTTTTTTCTGCTTCTGTATTCTTTATTGATCCTGCACTTGCATTTAAG GGAGGTGGTCCTTATGGTTCTGAAGTGACGAGGGGCCAAGATCTCACTGGCAAGGATTTTAGCGGCAAGACTTTAATCAAACAAGATTTTAAGACG TCTATACTTCGACAAGCCAATTTCAAAGGTGCAAAATTGTTGGGAGCAAGTTTCTTTGATGCTGATTTAACAG GAGCTGATCTTTCAGATGCTGACCTTAGAGGTGCAGATTTTTCGTTGGCAAATGTGACTAAG GTAAATTTGAGCAATGCTAACTTGGAAGGTGCACTTGCTACTGGAAATACATCTTTCAAAGGTTCAAATATAACTGGGGCAG ATTTTACAGATGTGCCCTTGCGAGATGACCAAAGGGAATACCTCTGCAAAATTGCTGATGG GGTGAATCCAACAACTGGAAATGCTACACGCGATACGCTACTTTGCAGCTAG